The nucleotide window GAGCAGGCCTGGAATGCCGTGATCAATCTCCTTGACCAGTTCGTCGAAATGCTGGGTGACAGCAAGGTGGCACCGAAGCAATTCGTTTCCATCCTTGATGCTGGTTTTGAGTCACTGAGGTTTTCGCTGATTCCTCCGGCAATTGACCAGGTACTGGTTGCCGACATAGAAAAAACAAGGCTTGCCGATGTAAAGGTGGCTTTTGTGATTGGCGTGAACGAAGGCATTCTTCCTGCCAAGATGACCGAGGAAGGAATTTTTGCGGATGACGACCGCGAGCTTTTGCAATCAAAAGGCTTGAAGCTTGCCCCGGGCAGCCGAACTAAGCTGCTGGATGAGATTTTTACGGCTTATAAGGCTTTTGTGACGCCTTCGGAGCAGCTTTATATCAGTTATCCGATTGCCAATGAAGAGGGGAAAGCCCTGATGCCTTCTTCCTTCATCAAAAGGATTTCGGACTTGTTTCCAGGACATCAGACGCATTTCTTCCTGCCAGATCCTTCGGAATTGCCGGAAGCAGAGCAGCTTGAATATGCTGCCGGTGAAAATATTGCCTTATCCTATCTGACATCCCAGCTTCAGCTGAAGAAGCGGAATTATCCTGTCTATGATTTTTGGTGGGATGTGTACGATTATTATATGAAGAATCACCGCTGGGCAGATACAGCCCGGAAAGTTCTTTCCAGCCTGTTTTATGAAAACAGGACGAAACAGCTGTCTGAATCTGTCACGAAGGAATTGTATGGCGAGGAAATCCAGGCAAGTGTCTCCAGGATGGAACTATTCAACAGCTGTCCATTCTCGCATTATGTCCAGCATGGCTTGAAGCTGCGAGACCGGCAGATATTCCGGCTCGAGGCTCCGGATATCGGCGATCTTTTCCACGCGGCATTGAAGGAAATCGCTGAAACGGTGATGGAGCAAAACCTTAGCTGGGCCCAGCTTACAAGGGCACAGGCTGAAGAATTGGCAAGGGATGCTGTGCAAAAGCTTGCTCCAAAACTGCAGAATGAAATCCTGCTTAGCTCGAACAGGCATCATTATATCAGGCAAAAACTTCAGAACATCATCAGCCGCGCATCTCTCGTGTTGAGTGAGCATGCAAAAGTCAGCGGGTTCTCCCCAGTCGGCCTGGAACTCGGCTTCGGCCGGCAGGGTAAACTGCCTCCGCTGGGCTTTTCGCTGAAAAATGGCACAAAGATGGAGCTGATGGGCAGGATTGACCGTGTTGATAAAGCCGAGGATGACCATGGTGTATACCTGAGAGTGATTGATTACAAATCAAGCGTGAAGGATGTCAATCTGACAGAGGTGTATTACGGTGTAGCACTTCAGATGCTCACCTACCTGGATATCATTATCACCCATTCACCGCTTCTTGTCGGGAAGCAGGCTGACCCTGCAGGTGTACTCTATTTCCATGTGCACAACCCGATTGTCAATGCTTCAAAAATGCTGACGCTTGATGAAATTGAAGAGGAAATCCTTAAACGTTTTAAAATGAACGGATTGCTGCTAAGCGATGAGAATGTCATCCGGATGATGGACAAGGGGCTCGATACAGGCAGTTCACAGATCATCTCCGCGGGTTTTAAAAAAGATGGAAGCCTGCTGAAGAGCTCGAAGGTTGCCAGCCGTGAGGATTTTGACCATTTACGGCAATTTGTGCGCCATAAGTATGTGGAGACCGGCAACAGGATTGTCAGCGGAATTGTTGATGTTGCTCCATACAAACTCAAGGACCGGGCACCATGTACATTCTGCTCGTTCAAGCCGGTATGCCAGTTTGACCAGGCGGTTGAATCGAATGACTTCAGGAAGCTTCCTGTCATTAAAAAGGAAGACCTGCTGCAGTCGCTGAGACAAGACGAAAACTTGAAGGCCGATGATGGGCTGGCAGTCGATTCTGCAAGACTTGAAGAAATCAAGAAGTTCGGCCTACTGTCAGCAATAGGAGAGGAGGAAGAGGACCTTGGCTAGAATGAATATACCGCCAGTACCGGAAGGCGCGACATGGACGGAAGATCAGTGGAAGGCAATTATGGCCTCGGGGCAGGATATACTTGTCGCAGCGGCGGCCGGATCAGGTAAAACGGCTGTTCTTGTCGAGAGGATCATCAGGAAAATCACTTCGGAGAAC belongs to Mesobacillus sp. AQ2 and includes:
- the addB gene encoding helicase-exonuclease AddAB subunit AddB, producing MSVRLVLGRSGSGKTELIMKEMKDRLVSDPQGDPIVYLVPEQMSFLSEYRLSTDPDLGGMIRAQVYSFPRLAWRVLQETGGYIRQHLDSVGISMMIRKIIEDKKEDLKIFQKAADKNGFIQQMEQMLIEFKRYAINPEELAGKMAEGSGGNKALHDKIHDLELVYRQFEDEMFGKYIDSEDYFKLLAEKIPASDYLKNAEVYIDGFYSFTPLELMIIDQLIASSKRVTIALPVDRDFKHEQPDELHLFRLTGETCQTLYDMIRTKGYELEDNVVLSEQRRWQDESLKHLEREFDSRPAVPYSGEASIHIAQAANRRSELEGVARKIIGLARDDGYRYRDIAVLMRGSEYREVLETIFEDYGLPFFIDQKRNMLHHPLIELVRSSLETVLGNWRYEPIFRAVKTDLLFPEGADLNRVREQMDILENYVLAYGIQGDKWTRKDRWKYRRIRGLEYDSVAQTDAEKKIEQELNDLKQLITSPLLRMARRLKRADTGRKLSEAVYLFLEELDIPAKLEAWRIYAEQEGRLIDAREHEQAWNAVINLLDQFVEMLGDSKVAPKQFVSILDAGFESLRFSLIPPAIDQVLVADIEKTRLADVKVAFVIGVNEGILPAKMTEEGIFADDDRELLQSKGLKLAPGSRTKLLDEIFTAYKAFVTPSEQLYISYPIANEEGKALMPSSFIKRISDLFPGHQTHFFLPDPSELPEAEQLEYAAGENIALSYLTSQLQLKKRNYPVYDFWWDVYDYYMKNHRWADTARKVLSSLFYENRTKQLSESVTKELYGEEIQASVSRMELFNSCPFSHYVQHGLKLRDRQIFRLEAPDIGDLFHAALKEIAETVMEQNLSWAQLTRAQAEELARDAVQKLAPKLQNEILLSSNRHHYIRQKLQNIISRASLVLSEHAKVSGFSPVGLELGFGRQGKLPPLGFSLKNGTKMELMGRIDRVDKAEDDHGVYLRVIDYKSSVKDVNLTEVYYGVALQMLTYLDIIITHSPLLVGKQADPAGVLYFHVHNPIVNASKMLTLDEIEEEILKRFKMNGLLLSDENVIRMMDKGLDTGSSQIISAGFKKDGSLLKSSKVASREDFDHLRQFVRHKYVETGNRIVSGIVDVAPYKLKDRAPCTFCSFKPVCQFDQAVESNDFRKLPVIKKEDLLQSLRQDENLKADDGLAVDSARLEEIKKFGLLSAIGEEEEDLG